A window of Actinomadura viridis genomic DNA:
GCGGGGAGCGCGGGCTTGGACGAGGACGCCGCCGCCCTGCTGGCCGCTCGCATCGACACGGCGGAGTTCGCGTGCGACGACCCGTCGTGCGATCGCCGCAACATCGAACCGTCCAATGCCATCGACCTGCTCGCCGGGATCCGTGAGCGTCAGGGCCGCTTGAACGAGGCGATCACCCTGCTGCGAAGGCGAGAGGTCACGTCGGTCAACGGCCGTGATCAGCTGGCCGACCTGCTGGCCCGGCACGACCGGATCGCCGAACTGCGAGCCTACGCGGAGACCGAATTCCACGGGCATGCCGCGCAGTCTCTGGCCGAGTTCCTGGAGGAGCGGGGTGATGTGGAGGGTGCGATCGCGGTCTACCGGAGGTCGGCGGATTCCCCGGAGCATCGGTTCCATGGGCCGGTGCACCTCGCGGAACTTTTGGTCCGACACGGTCGTGGCGATGAAGCGACGGAGGTGATCCGCTCGCTCGCGGACTCGCCCGGCGGCGCGGAGGACTGGATCGTCCACATGCTGTGCACCCTGTACGCCGACCAGGGCCGTCCCGAGGACGGTCTGGCCTACCTCGACAGCCTTAAGGCGCGCCGTGGCGAAGAAGAGTGGCTGTTCTTCCAGATGCGGCTCCCGCTGATGGTCGCGTGCGGTCGGCGCGAGGAGGCGATCAAGGAGGCGCGAGCACACCCCGAGGGCGGCACCTCGTACGCGGCCTCCGCCATCGCCGGACTGCTGGCCGGCGCCGGCCGTACCGAGGAGGCCGTCGCCGTCCTCGAACGGCAGGACGGCAGCGCCCACGCCCTGGCCGAGTATCTTTTCGAACTCGGTCGCATCGAGGACGCCGTGGCCGTATTGCAGCAGTCCACCCCCGGGCCGATTCCGTCTCCGTGGACTGACGCGCTCGCCGACGAACCCCCGTTCTGAACCAACTCAGGGGATGAGCAATCCGAGGCCCCCTTCGTAGACGGCGGGGTGCCCCGCATCGCGGTGACGCCTGAACTGCCGATGGGGGCGGTGTGTTCGTGGCCGCCGTTAAGGCGTGGACGTGGTTCCTCTCTATCGTGGTCAGAGGCGATGAGGCCCAGCGAGAGGATGAACCGTCCATGACACACGAAGTGCGCGGAGTGGTGGCCAAGGCCAAGGGGGCGCCGGTCTCCGTTGAGACCGTGCTGGTGCCGGACCCGGGGCCTGGTGAGGCCCTGGTGAAGGTGCAGGCGTGCGGGGTCTGCCATACCGACCTGCACTACCGGGAGGGCGGTATCAACGACGAGTTCCCGTTCCTGCTGGGGCATGAGGCCGCCGGGGTTGTCGAGGCGGTCGGGGACGGCGTCACCGAGGTGGAGCCGGGCGACTACGTCATCCTCAACTGGCGGGCGGTGTGCGGGCAGTGCCGGGCGTGCCTGCGAGGCCGTCCCTGGTACTGCTTCAACACCCACAACGCTAAGCAGAAGATGACCCTGGCGGACGGGACCGAGCTGTCGCCGGCGTTGGGGATCGGTGCGTTCGCCGAGAAGACGCTGGTCGCGGCCGGGCAGTGCACCAAGGTCGATCCGGAGGCGAGCCCGGCGGCGGCCGGGTTGCTGGGCTGCGGGGTGATGGCCGGGCTCGGGGCGGCGATCAACACCGGCGGGGTCACCCGGGGCGACAGCGTCGCGGTGATCGGCTGCGGCGGGGTCGGGAACGCGGCGATCGCGGGGGCGCGGCTGGCCGGGGCGGCGAAGATCATCGCGGTGGACATCGACGACCGCAAGCTGGACTGGGCCAAGGGCTTCGGCGCCACCCACACGATCAACTCCTCCGGCACCGACCCGGTGGAGGCGATCCGCGAGCTGACCGGTGGGAACGGCGCCGACGTGGTGATCGACGCGGTGGGGCGGCCGGAGACCTACGAGCAGGCGTTCTACGCCCGCGACCTGGCCGGGACCGTGGTGCTGGTCGGGGTGCCCACCCCGGAGATGAGGCTGGAGCTGCCGCTGCTGGACGTCTTCGGGCGCGGCGGCTCGCTGAAGTCGTCCTGGTACGGGGACTGCCTGCCGTCCCGCGACTTCCCGATGCTGATCGACCTCTACCGGCAGGGGCGCCTGGACCTGGACGCGTTCGTGTCCGAGACCATCGCGCTGGACGAGGTGGAGGCCGCGTTCACCAAGATGCACCACGGCGACGTGCTGCGTTCGGTGGTGGTCTTCCCGTGACCGCCCGCATCGACCACGCCGTCACCTCCGGCACGTTCTCGCTGGACGGCCAGACCTTCGACGTCGACAACAACGTCTGGGTCCTCGGGAACGACACCGAGTGCGTGGTCATCGACGCCCCGCACGACGTGGCCGCCATCCGGGACGTGGTCGGCGACCGGCGGCTGGTGGCGATCCTGGCCACCCACGCCCACGACGACCATGTCCGGGTCGCCCCGGAACTGGCCGACGCCACCGGCGCGATGATCTTCCTGCATCCCGCGGACCTGCCGGTGTGGAGGCTCACGCACACCGAGCGCCGCCCGGACGGAGACCTGCAGGACGGGCAGGTCATCGAGATCGCGGGGACGCGCCTGGAGGTGATCCACACCCCGGGGCACGCGCCCGGCGCCTGCTGCTTCCACGCACCGGAGCTCGGCGTCGTGTTCACCGGCGACACCCTGTTCCAGGGCGGTCCCGGGGCGACCGGACGGTCGTTCTCCGACTTCAACCTGATCATCGCCTCGATCCGCGACCACCTGTTCGCGCTGCCGCCCGAGACCGTCGTGCACACCGGGCACGGTCCCAGCACCACGATCGGTGCCGAACAGCCCCACCTGCAGGAATGGATCGACCGCGGGCACTGAGCCCACGCCGGACGGGCCCGCGGGGATCCCCCGCGGGCCCGTCCGCCTGAACAGAGGACGCTCGGCCCGCATGCCCGCATGCCCGCATGCCCGCATGCCCGCTGCCCGCGCGCTCGCTGCCCCCCAGGCCTGCGTGCCCGCGAACGTCCGCCGGGCGTAAGGGAGCCGTCCTGGACGCCCGGGGAAGCGGGTACATGCGGCTTCTGTCCAGGAGGCGCAGGGCCGTCTTCCTACTGGAGGTTATAAAAACCCGCGCAGTACCTATGTGGAACGCGATAACTGTGGTCCGTCGGCACGATGCGTGGCGGCGGGCGGCCGTCCTCCGCACGGATACACGTTCTACGAGAAAGAGTTCCCGTGAAGCCCGACGCACTGCGCGAGCTCGAACCGGACTTCTGGCGTGCCCCGAGCGCGCACAACACCCAGCCCTGGGTGCTCCGCCACCACGAGGAGACGGTGGAGATCGGCTGGGATCCGGCCCGTACGCTCCCGGCCCTCGACCCAGCCGGGCGCGGCCTGCGGCTCGCGCTGGGCGCGTTCGCCGAGACGTGCCTGATCGTCTGCGCGGACGCGGGCCTGAACGTGGGGTTCCGGCAGGACCACAGCGAGACCGCCCACCGGATCGGCCATCTGGCCGGGGCGGACGGGCCGTACACGACGCCGTTCACGACCCAGGACGTGCGCGCCCGCCGTACGGCCCGGGTCGCCTACGCGCCGGGCCGCCTGGATCCGGCGGTGACCGGCCGCCTGGAGAAGCTGGCCGCGGAGGAGAAGGCTGAGGTCCTGCGGATTCCGTGCCGCCGGCTCATCGAGTTGTTGCGCGACGCCGACCGGCACCTGTTCGCCACGCCGCCCATCGTCCGCGAGCTGCGCGCCTGGACGCGGCTGGCCCCCGACGATCCCCGGTACGAGCAGGACGGTCTCACCGACCGGACGCTGGGCCTGAGTCGCTGGGAGACGCGCGGTCTGCGCGCCGCGCTGTCGCCCCGCCTCTACCCCGTGCTGCGCCGGCTCGGGCTGACCAGGAGGTTCGTCACCGCCTCGCGGAGCCTCCTCGATCA
This region includes:
- a CDS encoding S-(hydroxymethyl)mycothiol dehydrogenase produces the protein MTHEVRGVVAKAKGAPVSVETVLVPDPGPGEALVKVQACGVCHTDLHYREGGINDEFPFLLGHEAAGVVEAVGDGVTEVEPGDYVILNWRAVCGQCRACLRGRPWYCFNTHNAKQKMTLADGTELSPALGIGAFAEKTLVAAGQCTKVDPEASPAAAGLLGCGVMAGLGAAINTGGVTRGDSVAVIGCGGVGNAAIAGARLAGAAKIIAVDIDDRKLDWAKGFGATHTINSSGTDPVEAIRELTGGNGADVVIDAVGRPETYEQAFYARDLAGTVVLVGVPTPEMRLELPLLDVFGRGGSLKSSWYGDCLPSRDFPMLIDLYRQGRLDLDAFVSETIALDEVEAAFTKMHHGDVLRSVVVFP
- a CDS encoding MBL fold metallo-hydrolase yields the protein MTARIDHAVTSGTFSLDGQTFDVDNNVWVLGNDTECVVIDAPHDVAAIRDVVGDRRLVAILATHAHDDHVRVAPELADATGAMIFLHPADLPVWRLTHTERRPDGDLQDGQVIEIAGTRLEVIHTPGHAPGACCFHAPELGVVFTGDTLFQGGPGATGRSFSDFNLIIASIRDHLFALPPETVVHTGHGPSTTIGAEQPHLQEWIDRGH